A stretch of DNA from Rhizobacter sp.:
AGCGCGCCGACCGCCGTGCAGCTCAACCCCAACATCAAGCAAGGCCCCGGCGTGGGTGCGGGTGTCGGCGTGGGCGTCGGTGCCGGCACCGACCAGGGCACACCCGACCGCAACATGATCACGTCGAACGCGACCGGCGGCAGCGGTGGCATCAACACCGCCGCCTACAGCCGCAACACCGGCGGCGGCGGCCTCGCAGGCCGCGGCACCACGCTGGTGGAAGGTGTGGCAAGCGGCGGCGGTGGCGGTGGTTTCGGTGGCGGCGGCCGGGGTGGCACGGGCGCCGGCTCGGGCCAAGGCGGTGGCGGCGGCACCTTGCAAAAGGGTGGCAGTGGCAAGGCCTCGCGCTCGATCGAAGACGTGCGCCTCGTGCTCGAGCGCAACAAGGGGGCTATCTACGCCATCTACAACCGCGCACTGCGTGAAGACCCGACGCTGCACGGCAAGGTCGTCTTCAAGTTCACCATCTCGCCATCGGGCGAGGTCACCGATCTGAAGATCGAAGCGAGTGAGCTGAAGAACACCGACCTTGAGCGTAAGTTGGTCGCACGCCTGAGGCAGCTGGACTTCGGTGCCAAGCAGGTGGAGACGCTGGTCACGAGTTGGCCGGTGGATTTCCTGCCGTCCTGATTTCTTGCCTGTCGGCTTTCTGGCGCTTCAGCGACGCCAAGGGGATGGGGTGGGTGAATTCCTCCATGTCCCCCGCAGTTGATCGCTCCCGCGATCAACTGCTCCTCCTAATACTTGCGGGATTCACCCACCCCATCCCCTTGGCGTGACACTCCATGCCATGCGAACTGGTGGCATGCCTGTGCGCCTCGCGGCAAGGGCTTGGGGGCAGCGGATTCCGCAGGTATTAGGAGGAATTCCTGAACCCGGGAGGGTTCAGGAAGGGGGACACGGAGGAATCCGCTGCCCCCAAGTCCTTGTCGCTGCTCAAGCCTTCGCAGTAGACCGCGAGATGATCGCCGCGCAATCCACCCCGCTCGGCAACGTTCCGTATTGGGCGGCCCCTTGTTGCCCGAGGCGCGCCGCGCAGTACGCATCGGCCACGAAAGAAGGTGCGTGCTGCACCAGCAACGCCGCCTGCAGCGCGAGTGCCATGCGATCGACCAGCCCACGCGCGCGGTACTCCAGGTCGTCGAGCTTGCCGAGTTCACCTTTCAGCGCATCCACCCACTGATCGAGCAAGACGTTGCCGCCTTTTGCGCGCTGCACCTCGGCGAAGAAGGCTTGCACGACCGCGGGTGTCTTCTGCATCGCACGCAAGACGTCGAGGCATTGCACGTTGCCGCTGCCCTCCCAGATCGCGTTGACCGGCGACTCGCGGAAGAGGCGCGGGAAGGGGCTGTCCTCCATCACGCCGCTGCCACCGATGCATTCCATCGCTTCGTAGGCATGCTGGGGCGTGCGCTTGCAGATCCAGTATTTGCCCACGGCGGTGCACAGGCGCGCGAGCAGGTCTTCGTGGGTGTCATCGCGGTGGTCCATCGCGCGGGCCAGGCGCATGGTGAGGGCGAGCGACGCCTCCGATTCGAGCGCCAGGTCGGCCAGCACGTTTTGCATGAGTGGCTGTTGGTTGAGCAGGGTGCCAAAAGCGGATCGCTTCGAGCAGTGATGCAGCGCCTGCGACACCGCCATGCGTTGCCCGGCCGACGAGCCGATCATGCAGTCGAAGCGGGTCATCGACACCATCTCGATGATGGTGCGCACGCCGCGCCCCGGCTCACCCACCATCCACGCGAGCGCACCGCGCAGCTCGGTCTCGCTCGATGCGTTGGATACGTTGCCCATCTTGCGTTTCAGACGCAGCACCTGCAGCGCGTTCTTCGTGCCATCGGGCCGCCAGCGTGGCATGAGGAAGCAGGAGAGGCCGGCCGGTGTCTGCGCGAGCACGAGGAAGGCATCGCACATCGGCGCCGAGACGAAGTACTTGTGGCCGACGAGCTCATACGCCTTGCCCGGCCCTTCGACGCCGATGGGGTGGGCTTGCGTGGTGTTCGCGCGCACGTCGGAGCCGCCTTGCTTTTCGGTCATCGCCATGCCGATGGTCAGCCCGGCTTTCTCGGTGTGCACGATGTTGCGTGGGTCGTAGCAGCGCGAGGTGATGCGCGGCTCCCACCACTGCGCGAGGGCCGGCGTGGTGCGCAGCGAAGGGATGGAGGCAAACGTCATCGTGATCGGGCACCCGTGCCCCGCTTCCACCTGCGAGTGCAGGTAGAAGCGTGCGGCGCGGGCCACGTGGGCGCCTTCACGCGGGTCGGCCCAGGGCGAGGCATGCAGGCCGTGTTCGATCGAGGTCTTCATCAGCGCGTAGTACGCCGGGTGGAACTTCACCAGGTCGATGCGGTGGCCGAAGCGGTCGTGCGTGTCGAGCTCGGGCGGGTACTTGTTGGCGAGTGCGCCCAGTTCGAGGTGCTCGGCGGTGCCGATCAACTCACCGAAGACCGAGAGGTCTGGATGGGCCCAGGCCGCACCTTCGCGCGCCACGGCTTCGGTGAGCGCGCGGTCCTGCAGGTAGAGGTTGTAGTCGGCAAGTTCGCTCGACACATTGAACACCTCGTGGGTGTGGGCGAGGTGCAGCTCGGCAGGGGAGGGGTGGGGAGCGTTCATCGCGAGTCTCCGCATCGATGACCAGGGTGTTGTAGCACGCTCGTATTTCGGCGTCGAATAGGGGGCGGTGTATCGGAGTACGCTGCATGGGCGCACGCCAACGGCTGCTTCTGCCGTTTCAACTTTCAAAGGATTGACATGACACAGGACGCCTTCATCGTCGCCGCCACCCGCACCGCCGGCGGCCGCCGTGGCGGCCGGCTTTCGGGCTGGCACCCGGCCGACCTCGCCGCCCAGGTGCTGGATGCGCTCGTGGCCCGCACGAATGCCGACCCCGACCTCGTCGACGACGTGATCATGGGTTGCGTGGGCCAGGCGGGCGAGCAGGCCGCCAATGTGGCGCGCAATGCCATCCTCGCGTCGACGTTGCCCGAGTCGGTGCCTGGCACCACGGTCGACCGGCAGTGCGGCTCGTCGCAGCAAGCCTTGCACTTCGCTGCGCAGGCGGTGATGTCGGGCAGCATGGACGTCGTCATCGCCGCCGGCGTGGAGAGCATGACGCGCGTGCCGATGGGCATGCCGATGGTGCTGCCCGCGAAGAACGGCCTGGGCTTCTACGTGAGCCCGGGCATGCAGAAACGCTACCCCGGCGTGGAGTTCAGCCAGTTCACCGGCGCCGAGATGATCGCGAAGAAGTACGGCCTCTCACGAGCGCAGCTCGACGAATATGCGTACCAAAGCCACCAGCGTGCCATCGAGGCCGTGCGCGCCGGGCGCTTCAGCGACGAAGTGACGCCCGTGGCCGCACGCAGCGCCGACGCGGGCGATCTCGGCGAGCAGCACACGGTAGACGAAGGCATCCGCTTCGACGTCTCGCTGCAAGGCATTGCGGGCGTGAAGCTCGTGCAGGAGGGCGGCGTGGTCACCGCTGCTACCTCGTCGCAGATCTGCGATGGCGCGAGCGGCGTGATGGTGGTCAACGAGCGTGGCCTCAAGTCGCTGGGGGTGAAGCCGCTCGCGCGCATCCACCACATGAGCGTGATGGGCCACGACCCGGTGATCATGCTGGAGGCGCCCATTCCGGCCACGCAGCGCGCCTTGAAGAAGGCCGGCTTGTCGATCGACGACATCGACCTCTATGAAGTCAACGAGGCCTTTGCACCTGTGCCGCTGGCCTGGCTGCAGGTGACGGGCGCCGACGCCTCGCGTCTCAATGTGAACGGTGGCGCGATCTCGCTCGGCCACCCGCTCGGCGCTTCGGGCACCAAGCTGATGACGACGCTCGTGCACGCGCTGCACCAGCGCGGCGGCCGCTACGGCTTGCAAACCATGTGCGAAGGTGGCGGTCTTGCCAACGTCACCATCGTGGAGCGGCTCTGACGCTGACGCAGCGCGGAACAGCGCCAATGAAAAGGGCCGCTCCATCGCTGGGGCGGCCCTTGCATTTTCTGGCTCCTCGACCTGGGCTCGAACCAGGGACCTACGGATTAACAGTCCGGCGCTCTACCGACTGAGCTATCGAGGAATAGAGCCGCGCATTATAGCCATACTTTTTGGCCGCTTCACAGGCTCACGTCAAGCGAGGCGCGGAAGGTGCGCGCCGCCAAGGGGTACAGGTAGACGTGGCCGTACTGGTAAGGCGATTCGCGCCACGCGCGGCGATCGAAGACGTTGTCGACGCCGAGGCGCCAGGTGAGGGTGGTTGAGCCTCGCTGGACGTACTTCACCGAAAGGTCGGTCACCGCATAGCCAGGAATCTTGACGCTGTTGTCGGGGAGGGCTGCACGGTCGCCGACGGCCAGCATGTCGACTTGGGTGCTCAGGCCCGCGAGCTGCGGCACGTCGTAGCGCACCTGGATCTTCGCGGTGCGCAGCGGCACGTTGGTCGGCTGCTTGCCGTTGACGGCGGGGTTGGTGCTGCTGTCGTGGCGATGTGCCCGCAAGGCTTGCAGGCTGCCTTGGAAGTTCCAGGCCCCGTTTCGCCACGCGGCGTTGCCTTCCAGGCCTTCGTGATGCGCGAAGCCATCGAGCACCGTGGTGCAGCTGTCATCCGTGCCGTCACAGACGCCGGTGTCGGCCCACACAGGGCGCTTGATGTCGAACAGGGCAAAGCCCCAGGTCGCATTCGCCGTGCTGACCTTCAGCCCTGCTTCGAGTTGGCGGCTGCGTGCGGCTGGCAGGGCTTGGCCGTGGTTGGTGTACTCCAGTCGGCCAGGCGCCGCGTCGCTCTCGGTGCCGCGGCCCCAGCTGGCGTAGACCATCTGGTTGGGCGCGAAGGTGTAGCTCGTGGCCACGAAGGGCGAGTTGAAGGCTTGCTCGAAGTCTGTGGGGTCGTTGCCGTCGGTCGTGATCGACGAACGCTTCAGCCGGGTGTGGCGCAAGCCGAGCCACAGGCCGAGGTGATCGTTGAGCTTGACCATGTCGCGCACGAAGAGCTCGCTGCTGCGCTCGTCGCGGTCGGTGTTGGGGCTGCTGCGCGGATCGTTCGGCGGCGTGCCGAGGGTGCCGTCGACGTTGCCGGTGCCGGCGAAGTCGAAACTCTGTGCGCCGAAGCGGTTCTTCACCCGCGACTGCAACAGACCCACCGACCACTGGTGCTGCATGCCGGCGATCTTGAGTTCACCATGCGCTGCGGCTTCCAGCGAATCGGTGCGGCGACGTTCGTTCTCGCTGCGGTAGTCGTAGAGGTCGTAGGTGCCGTTGTTGCAAAAGCGGTCGCCGAGCGGATAGCAGCCGTAGGGGAAGGCGAGCCGGTCATCGGTGCGCAGGCGTTGTGTGACACCATGCAGGCTCATGCGCCAGCCGTCGAACTTGTGGGTGATGCGCAGTGACGCGGTGTTGGCGTCCATCACCACGGGCTGCGACCACGACTGGTTGTTGAGGTTGATGCGCGGGTCGCTGGGCGGCGGGAGTCGGTCGCCGAGCAGGCTGAAGCCGGGTTGGCTGGGCTGTGAGCGGCGGCTGGTTTCGCCCTCCACTTCGACGAGCGTGTCGGCCGTGATGCGCCAGTCCGTGGCCAGTGCCGCCAGATGGCGCTTGCCCTGCGCTCGGCGCAGTTGCGGGTCAAGATGTTCATAGGCCAGGTTGAGGCGCGCACCGAACGCACCGCCCCCGAAACGCTGGTTCAGGTCGGCAGCAGCCAGGGTCGAGTTGCGCTCGCGCCAGCCCAGGGTGGCGTTGTACGAGGCCTGCGCGAGTGGCCGCTTGACGACGTAGTTGGCGATGCCACCAGGCGCGCTGGTGCCGGCCTGCATGCCGCTCGTGCCCTTCAGGATTTCGATGCGTTCCTTGTTGTCGAGTGGGATCGAGGTCTCGGCGTTGATCGGCAGGCCGTCGCGGCGGTAGTTGAAGCGGTTGTCGAGGGTGAAGCCACGCACCGCGACGAAGTCCCAGTAGCCCTCGGAGTTGTAGGCATCGCTGACGCTGGCGTCTGCCTTCACCACATCGGCGAGGCGTTGCGTGCCGCGGTCTTTCATCTGTGCGCTGGTGAGCACGCTGGCTTGCAGCGGCGCTTCGGACAAGGGGGTGTCACCCCATCCCGAAACTGACACCACCGGGTCGGCGCGGCCGGTGACGGTGACGGGTGCCAGCGTGGGGGCCGGCGCCTGGGCCTGTGCCACGGCACACAGCAGTGAAGCAGCGGCTGCAGCGGGCGTGTGGAGAAATCGGTTGGAAGCCATCGTGTGTCCGGAAAAGCGATGGCAGGTCGGCGGGCACCGTCTTGTTCGGTGCTTGCTTCCCTGCGCGAGGATTACCTCAATCAGGTTCAAAGGGACTCTCTCAGTCGGGCACCACGGTCGTGATGCCCAACACCCCTAGCGAGTGCCGCGCACGAGGGCGCGGCGAGGCGAATTATGTCAGTCGTCCAACGTCGTCGATTCGACGCCGAGCAGCTTGTGCAGCTTCGGGCTGGCCGTCGTGTACTGCAGCTGGATGCGTTTGTCCGGGAAGACGTAGGGCGCTGCGCCAAACGCCGCAAGCGTTGCCTCGTGGAAGCCCGACAGGATGAGCTTCTTCTTGCCGGGGTAGGTGTTGACGTCGCCCACGGCAAAGATGCCGGGCACGCTGGTCTCGAACTTCTCGGTGTCGACGACGACCTGCTTGCGCTCGAGGTCGAGCCCCCAATCGGCGATGGGCCCGAGCTTCGGGCTCAGGCCGAAGAAGACCAGCAGTGCATCGAGCGGCACCACGCGCGTGACGGCATCGCCGCCGGTGACCTTCACGGCGGTGAGGCGGCCTTCGTGCTCTTCGAGGCCGGTGATCTGGCCGACGATGAACTGCATCTGCATCGCATCGCACAGGGCGCGCATCTTCGCGATGCTCGCGGGCGCCGCCTGGAAGCCGTCGCGCCGGTGCAGCAGGATCACGCTCTCGGCCTTGTCGGGCCCGTCTTGCGCGAAGTGCAGGGCCCAGTCGAGCGCCGAGTCTCCACCGCCGACGATCACGAGTTGTTTGCCGGCAAAGTCAGCCGGCGTCTTCACGTGGTGGAAGAGCTGACTACCTTCGTATTGGTCGAGTCCGTCGACCTTGAGCTTGCGCGGCTGGAACGAGCCCACGCCGCCCGCCACGAACACGGTCTTCGCCAGAAACTGCGTGCCCTTGCTCGTCTCGACGAGGAAGCGGCCGTCGGCTTGCTTGCGCACCGCCGTGACCTCCTGCCCGAGGTGGAAGGTCGCGCCGAAGGGCTCGATCTGCTTGAGCAGGCTGTCGACGAGCTCGCGGCCTGTGCTTCGGGGCACCGCCGGGATGTCGTAGATCGGCTTGTCGGGGTAGAGCTCGATGCACTGCCCACCGGGGACGGCGAGCGAGTCCACCACATGGGCCGTGATCTCGAGCAGGCCGAGTTCGAACACCTGGAACAGGCCCACCGGGCCGGCGCCGATGATCAGCGCATCGGTGTCGATCATCGGGAAGGCTTTACTTCTTCAGCTCCGACAGCTTGCCGGTCTTGTCTTTCCACTCGTCGGCATCGGGCAGCGCAGCCTTGCGCTTGGTGATGCTCGGCCAGCCCTTGGAGAGATCAGCGTTGATCTTGATCATGTGCTGCTGGTCGGCCGGCACGTCTTCTTCGGGGAGGATCGCGTTGACCGGGCACTCGGGGATGCACACGGCGCAGTCGATGCACTCGTCGGGGTCGATCGAGAGGAAGTTCGGGCCTTCGCGGAAGCAATCGACGGGACAGACATCCACGCAGTCGGTGTATTTGCAGCGGATGCAGGCTTCGGTGACAACGTGCGTCATGGCTCTTGCGGAAAGTTGGAAGGGGTGCGTGGATCGCCGCCGTGCGGCGAAACGGTGCATTTTACGGGTTTGAGGGTTTCCCCCGAAGCTGCACCGTTGTCGGAAATCAAGGGATTCAGTGGCGCAGCACCGGCTCCTACCGTCACGATGGTGGGGCGGCCGGCGTGCAGGACGCTGCCGCGCGCCAGTTCGCCGACGGGGTGCTCGGTGTGCAGCGCATCGGGCCAGCCGGCGCGGGAGACGACGCTCACCGGCGTGTCGGCCGGCCAGCCTGCGGCCATCAACTGGCGCGACAGCTCGGCGAGCTGCTTGCCCGCCATGTAGAAGACTTCGGTGTCGGCAGTGCGGGTGGCACTGAGGTCGCCGGTGCGCGTCATCGCGGTGGCAAAACTCACGCTGCGCCCCGAGCCACGACGGGTGAGGGGGCGTTGGCTGCTGGCGGCGGCTGCCAATGCAGACGTCACGCCAGGCACGACCTCGGTCTCGATGCCGTGCTCGGCCAGGGCCTGCAATTCTTCTTCCAGGCGCCCGAAGACGCTAGGGTCGCCGCCTTTCAGGCGCACCACTGTCTGCACTTCGTTCGCGTATTTCACGAGCAGGGCGTTGATCGTGGTTTGGCCCGTGCTGTCGGAGAACCCGCGCTTGCCGACGTGCAGCCAGCGGGCGTTCGGCGCGTGTGCGCGCAGGGCCGGGTCGGTGAGGGCGTCGTACAGCACGACCTCGGCCGAGGCGAGCAGGCGTGCGCCGCGCAAGGTGATCAGATCGGCGGCCCCGGGGCCTGCGCCGATGAAGATCACCCGCCCCATGTCAGGCGGCTCCCTTGACGAGCAGCGCGCCGCTCGTGCGGTTGCTGGCCGGGTCGACGATGATCAACGCGCCACCGACACGGTTGGACTCGTAAGACTCCACGGGCAGCGCCTGCTGCGTCTCGACGATCACATGGCCGATCTCGTTGACGGCGAGTTGGTGCGCTTCGGTGGCTTCGAGCGAGTGGATGTCGAGGCGGCTCTCGATGCTGGCGATGCGCGCCTGCACCCAGCGGTTGCCGTGGCGCACCCAGTACTTGCGGCCGACTTGCGCGGGCTCGGTGTCGAGCCAGGCGAGCGTGGCGCTGAAGCGGTTGGTCTCGTGGATGGTCTTGGGCGTGGCGATCCAGTCGCCGCGCGAGACGTCGAGCTGGCGGTCGAGCAGCACGCCGGCGGAGCGGCCGGCTTCGACCATGTCGACGGTTTCGCTGGCGAGGCGCAGCTCCGCCACGATGGCGGTCTGGCCGCTCGGGAAGATCTGCACTTCGTCGCCGGTCTTCACACGGCCGTGGGCCACGCGGCCGAAGAGCGTGCGCGGCTGGTTGCCGGTGCCTTCGCCTTCGCGGCTCACGTACTGCACGGGGATGAGCAGGTCGCCGTCCTTGCGCTCCTGCAGCGCGGGCAGGGACTCCAGCAGCTGCAGCAGCGAGGGGCCGTCGTACCAGTCGGCGTCGAGCGGTTGCGTCACGTTGTCGCCACGCAGGGCCGAGACGGGGATGATGCCGGCGACTTCGATGCCGGCTTGCTTGGCGAAGGCGGTCAAGGATTCGCTGACGGCCTTGAACGCGTGCGCCGGGTCGGCAGAGGCGTCGAGCTTGTTGACGGCGAACACGATGCTGGGCACACGCAGCAGGTGCGCGAGCAGTGCGTGGCGGCGCGTCTGCGGCAGCAGCGGCACGGGCTTTTGCGTCACATCCAGCTTGGTGATGTCGACCAGCACCACGGCGGCATCGCTGCCGGCGGCGGCCGTCACCATGTTGCGGGTGTACTGCTCGTGGCCGGGGGCGTCGGCAATGATGAACTTGCGCTGCTTGGTGGCGAAGTAGCGGTAGGCGACGTCGATCGTGATGCCCTGCTCGCGCTCGGCTTCGAGGCCGTCGGTCAGGAGCGACAGGTCGATCGGCTGGCCGGCGGCCTTCTTCTCCAGCGTGTCGAGCTGGTCGGCCAGGATGGCGCGGCTGTCGTACAGCAGGCGGCCGATGAGGGTGCTCTTGCCGTCGTCGACGCTGCCGGCGGTCAGGAAGCGCAGGGCGCGGTGGTCTTTGATGGCGGGTGCTGCGGTGCTCATGATCAGAAATAGCCTTCCTTCTTGCGGCGCTCCATCGAAGCATCCGAGGTGCGGTCGTCCATGCGGGTGGCGCCACGCTCGCTCACGGTGACCTTGAGCGTCTCGGCCACGATGTCGGTGGCGTTGGCGGCGGGGCTTTCCACCGGGCAGGTGCAGGTCATGTCGCCGACGGTGCGGAAGCGCACCTGCGCGGTCTCGATCTTCTCGTCGCCTTCGGGCGGAGTCACTTCAGTAAGCGGCACCAAGAGGCCCTTGCGACGGATGATCTGGCGGTCGTGCGCGTAGTACAGGCTCGGCAGCGGGATGTTCTCACGGGCGATGTACAGCCACACGTCGAGCTCGGTCCAGTTGCTGATCGGGAAGGCGCGCATGTGCTCGCCCGGCTTGATGCGGGTGTTGAAGAGCGTCCAGAGCTCGGGGCGCTGCTCCTTCGGCTGCCATTGGCCGAAGCTGTCGCGGTGGCTGAAGATGCGCTCTTTCGCGCGGGCCTTTTCTTCGTCGCGGCGGGCGCCGCCCATCAGCACGTCGAAGCGGTGCTCTTCGATGGCTTCGAGCAGGGCCACGGTCTGGTGGCCGTTGCGCGACTCCAGCGGGTGCGAGAGGCGCACCGTGCCGCGCTTGATCGAATCTTCAAGATGGCCGACGACCAGGCGCTCGCCCATCTCGGCCACGCGGCGGTCACGGAACTCGATCACTTCGGGGAAGTTGTGGCCGGTGTCCACGTGCAGCAGCGGGAAAGGCAGGCGGCCCTTGAACTCACCGTCCTTACCGCGTGTCTTGAAGGCCTTCTCGGCCAGACGCAGCACCACGCACGAATCCTTGCCGCCCGAGAACAGCAGGGCGGGGCGCTCGAAGGCGGCCACGGTTTCGCGCAGGATGAAGATGGCTTCTTCTTCGAGCCAGTCGAGGTGGGTGTGGTCCAGCTCGGGGAGCAGCTGCTCCACGGTCAGCGGGGCGTTCATTTACGGTCTCCGATCATCGAAACAGCGGCTTCTTCAGCGCCATGGACATGCAGGCCGCACTCCTTGGCTTTTTCGTCTTCCCACCACCAGCGGCCGGCGCGGAAGTCTTCGCCCACGGCGATGGCGCGCGTGCACGGTGCGCAGCCGATGCTGGGCATGAATTCGTCGTGCAGCGGGTTGTAGGGCACGTCGTTCGCGGCGATGTAGTGCCAGACGTCATTCCACGTCCAGTCGGCCAGCGGGTTGAACTTGATGCGGCCCTTGTCGTCGGGTTCGCTGAAGGGCACGTCGCCGCGGTTG
This window harbors:
- a CDS encoding AgmX/PglI C-terminal domain-containing protein, producing MAALAITFRPHVLAWAGVPEDDQRFRRILNVVLAVAVLICLFLLLMPKPKEDRAKPAELPPRLAKLMIEQRETPPPPKPKAPDIANKEQPELKPGTPEPVRPEPQKKAAPVPEARNPQPNRPPGEVEGARRKAAGVGLLAMKDTLNQMHSAPTAVQLNPNIKQGPGVGAGVGVGVGAGTDQGTPDRNMITSNATGGSGGINTAAYSRNTGGGGLAGRGTTLVEGVASGGGGGGFGGGGRGGTGAGSGQGGGGGTLQKGGSGKASRSIEDVRLVLERNKGAIYAIYNRALREDPTLHGKVVFKFTISPSGEVTDLKIEASELKNTDLERKLVARLRQLDFGAKQVETLVTSWPVDFLPS
- a CDS encoding isovaleryl-CoA dehydrogenase, with the protein product MNAPHPSPAELHLAHTHEVFNVSSELADYNLYLQDRALTEAVAREGAAWAHPDLSVFGELIGTAEHLELGALANKYPPELDTHDRFGHRIDLVKFHPAYYALMKTSIEHGLHASPWADPREGAHVARAARFYLHSQVEAGHGCPITMTFASIPSLRTTPALAQWWEPRITSRCYDPRNIVHTEKAGLTIGMAMTEKQGGSDVRANTTQAHPIGVEGPGKAYELVGHKYFVSAPMCDAFLVLAQTPAGLSCFLMPRWRPDGTKNALQVLRLKRKMGNVSNASSETELRGALAWMVGEPGRGVRTIIEMVSMTRFDCMIGSSAGQRMAVSQALHHCSKRSAFGTLLNQQPLMQNVLADLALESEASLALTMRLARAMDHRDDTHEDLLARLCTAVGKYWICKRTPQHAYEAMECIGGSGVMEDSPFPRLFRESPVNAIWEGSGNVQCLDVLRAMQKTPAVVQAFFAEVQRAKGGNVLLDQWVDALKGELGKLDDLEYRARGLVDRMALALQAALLVQHAPSFVADAYCAARLGQQGAAQYGTLPSGVDCAAIISRSTAKA
- a CDS encoding acetyl-CoA C-acetyltransferase → MTQDAFIVAATRTAGGRRGGRLSGWHPADLAAQVLDALVARTNADPDLVDDVIMGCVGQAGEQAANVARNAILASTLPESVPGTTVDRQCGSSQQALHFAAQAVMSGSMDVVIAAGVESMTRVPMGMPMVLPAKNGLGFYVSPGMQKRYPGVEFSQFTGAEMIAKKYGLSRAQLDEYAYQSHQRAIEAVRAGRFSDEVTPVAARSADAGDLGEQHTVDEGIRFDVSLQGIAGVKLVQEGGVVTAATSSQICDGASGVMVVNERGLKSLGVKPLARIHHMSVMGHDPVIMLEAPIPATQRALKKAGLSIDDIDLYEVNEAFAPVPLAWLQVTGADASRLNVNGGAISLGHPLGASGTKLMTTLVHALHQRGGRYGLQTMCEGGGLANVTIVERL
- a CDS encoding TonB-dependent siderophore receptor, which gives rise to MASNRFLHTPAAAAASLLCAVAQAQAPAPTLAPVTVTGRADPVVSVSGWGDTPLSEAPLQASVLTSAQMKDRGTQRLADVVKADASVSDAYNSEGYWDFVAVRGFTLDNRFNYRRDGLPINAETSIPLDNKERIEILKGTSGMQAGTSAPGGIANYVVKRPLAQASYNATLGWRERNSTLAAADLNQRFGGGAFGARLNLAYEHLDPQLRRAQGKRHLAALATDWRITADTLVEVEGETSRRSQPSQPGFSLLGDRLPPPSDPRINLNNQSWSQPVVMDANTASLRITHKFDGWRMSLHGVTQRLRTDDRLAFPYGCYPLGDRFCNNGTYDLYDYRSENERRRTDSLEAAAHGELKIAGMQHQWSVGLLQSRVKNRFGAQSFDFAGTGNVDGTLGTPPNDPRSSPNTDRDERSSELFVRDMVKLNDHLGLWLGLRHTRLKRSSITTDGNDPTDFEQAFNSPFVATSYTFAPNQMVYASWGRGTESDAAPGRLEYTNHGQALPAARSRQLEAGLKVSTANATWGFALFDIKRPVWADTGVCDGTDDSCTTVLDGFAHHEGLEGNAAWRNGAWNFQGSLQALRAHRHDSSTNPAVNGKQPTNVPLRTAKIQVRYDVPQLAGLSTQVDMLAVGDRAALPDNSVKIPGYAVTDLSVKYVQRGSTTLTWRLGVDNVFDRRAWRESPYQYGHVYLYPLAARTFRASLDVSL
- a CDS encoding NAD(P)/FAD-dependent oxidoreductase, yielding MIDTDALIIGAGPVGLFQVFELGLLEITAHVVDSLAVPGGQCIELYPDKPIYDIPAVPRSTGRELVDSLLKQIEPFGATFHLGQEVTAVRKQADGRFLVETSKGTQFLAKTVFVAGGVGSFQPRKLKVDGLDQYEGSQLFHHVKTPADFAGKQLVIVGGGDSALDWALHFAQDGPDKAESVILLHRRDGFQAAPASIAKMRALCDAMQMQFIVGQITGLEEHEGRLTAVKVTGGDAVTRVVPLDALLVFFGLSPKLGPIADWGLDLERKQVVVDTEKFETSVPGIFAVGDVNTYPGKKKLILSGFHEATLAAFGAAPYVFPDKRIQLQYTTASPKLHKLLGVESTTLDD
- a CDS encoding ferredoxin family protein, which gives rise to MTHVVTEACIRCKYTDCVDVCPVDCFREGPNFLSIDPDECIDCAVCIPECPVNAILPEEDVPADQQHMIKINADLSKGWPSITKRKAALPDADEWKDKTGKLSELKK
- the cobA gene encoding uroporphyrinogen-III C-methyltransferase, whose translation is MGRVIFIGAGPGAADLITLRGARLLASAEVVLYDALTDPALRAHAPNARWLHVGKRGFSDSTGQTTINALLVKYANEVQTVVRLKGGDPSVFGRLEEELQALAEHGIETEVVPGVTSALAAAASSQRPLTRRGSGRSVSFATAMTRTGDLSATRTADTEVFYMAGKQLAELSRQLMAAGWPADTPVSVVSRAGWPDALHTEHPVGELARGSVLHAGRPTIVTVGAGAAPLNPLISDNGAASGETLKPVKCTVSPHGGDPRTPSNFPQEP
- a CDS encoding sulfate adenylyltransferase is translated as MSTAAPAIKDHRALRFLTAGSVDDGKSTLIGRLLYDSRAILADQLDTLEKKAAGQPIDLSLLTDGLEAEREQGITIDVAYRYFATKQRKFIIADAPGHEQYTRNMVTAAAGSDAAVVLVDITKLDVTQKPVPLLPQTRRHALLAHLLRVPSIVFAVNKLDASADPAHAFKAVSESLTAFAKQAGIEVAGIIPVSALRGDNVTQPLDADWYDGPSLLQLLESLPALQERKDGDLLIPVQYVSREGEGTGNQPRTLFGRVAHGRVKTGDEVQIFPSGQTAIVAELRLASETVDMVEAGRSAGVLLDRQLDVSRGDWIATPKTIHETNRFSATLAWLDTEPAQVGRKYWVRHGNRWVQARIASIESRLDIHSLEATEAHQLAVNEIGHVIVETQQALPVESYESNRVGGALIIVDPASNRTSGALLVKGAA
- the cysD gene encoding sulfate adenylyltransferase subunit CysD; its protein translation is MNAPLTVEQLLPELDHTHLDWLEEEAIFILRETVAAFERPALLFSGGKDSCVVLRLAEKAFKTRGKDGEFKGRLPFPLLHVDTGHNFPEVIEFRDRRVAEMGERLVVGHLEDSIKRGTVRLSHPLESRNGHQTVALLEAIEEHRFDVLMGGARRDEEKARAKERIFSHRDSFGQWQPKEQRPELWTLFNTRIKPGEHMRAFPISNWTELDVWLYIARENIPLPSLYYAHDRQIIRRKGLLVPLTEVTPPEGDEKIETAQVRFRTVGDMTCTCPVESPAANATDIVAETLKVTVSERGATRMDDRTSDASMERRKKEGYF